A portion of the Blautia hansenii DSM 20583 genome contains these proteins:
- the glgB gene encoding 1,4-alpha-glucan branching protein GlgB: MGVNMKITELDRYLFGEGTHYEIYKLLGAHVGVNRKKEGVFFAVWAPHAKSVSVVGNFNNWDEKADIMKCDNNMGLYQLFIPKVREGDLYKFCITAQSGELLYKADPYANYSELRPGNASRVVDLTGYKWSDSVWMKKRQEFDVDKDAMSVYEVHPGSWKKHPSQGEDDPGFYNYRELAHELAKYVKEMGYTHVELMGIAEHPFDGSWGYQVTGYYAPTSRYGTPEDFRYFVNYLHKNKIGVILDWVPAHFPKDAHGLADFDGAPTYEYADPRKGEHPDWGTKVFDYGKNEVKNFLIANALFWIEEFHIDGLRVDAVASMLYLDYGRRDGEWVPNQYGENKNLEAIEFFRHLNSVVLGKHKGVVMIAEESTAWPMVTGKPEDGGLGFSLKWNMGWMHDFLEYMKLDPYFRKYNHHKMTFSTSYAYSERYVLVLSHDEVVHLKCSMINKMPGLGQDKFENLKAGYSYMIGHPGKKLLFMGQDFGQYQEWSEERELDWYLLGEQNHQQLQNYVKELLKMYKKYPALYANDSNYQGLEWINADDASRSIYSFVRWSPTGRNNLLFVINYTPVARDDYRVGVPKRKQYKLILNSKEPEFGGDVHKEVVDYKAVKKECDGRPFSFAYPLPAYGVAVFRF; the protein is encoded by the coding sequence ATGGGCGTTAATATGAAAATTACAGAGTTGGACCGATATTTGTTCGGAGAGGGGACTCATTACGAAATTTATAAGCTGTTGGGGGCACATGTGGGTGTGAACAGAAAGAAGGAAGGCGTTTTCTTTGCAGTATGGGCGCCTCATGCAAAATCAGTTTCCGTAGTGGGGAATTTCAATAACTGGGATGAAAAAGCAGACATTATGAAATGCGATAATAATATGGGGCTTTATCAGCTTTTTATTCCGAAGGTAAGAGAAGGGGATTTGTATAAATTCTGCATTACCGCCCAAAGCGGCGAGTTGTTATATAAGGCAGACCCCTATGCAAATTATTCCGAACTTCGTCCGGGAAATGCTTCAAGGGTTGTGGATTTAACCGGCTATAAATGGTCAGACAGTGTCTGGATGAAAAAACGTCAGGAATTTGATGTGGACAAGGATGCCATGTCTGTTTACGAGGTGCATCCCGGCTCATGGAAAAAACATCCGTCACAGGGAGAGGATGATCCCGGTTTTTATAATTATCGGGAGCTGGCACATGAACTGGCAAAATATGTGAAAGAAATGGGCTATACCCATGTGGAGCTTATGGGAATTGCAGAACATCCTTTTGACGGTTCATGGGGATATCAGGTAACCGGCTATTATGCACCTACTTCCCGCTATGGTACACCGGAAGATTTTCGCTACTTTGTCAATTATTTACATAAGAATAAAATCGGTGTTATTCTGGACTGGGTACCGGCACACTTTCCAAAGGATGCTCATGGGCTGGCAGACTTTGACGGCGCTCCGACTTATGAATATGCAGATCCCAGAAAGGGAGAACATCCTGATTGGGGAACAAAAGTCTTTGATTATGGTAAAAATGAAGTGAAAAACTTCCTCATAGCCAATGCGCTGTTTTGGATTGAGGAATTTCATATTGACGGTCTGCGTGTAGACGCAGTTGCATCTATGCTTTATCTGGATTACGGACGCAGAGACGGAGAATGGGTTCCGAACCAATACGGAGAAAACAAGAACTTGGAAGCCATTGAATTTTTCCGTCATTTGAATTCCGTTGTTTTAGGGAAACATAAGGGCGTTGTCATGATTGCCGAGGAGTCTACCGCATGGCCGATGGTAACAGGCAAACCGGAGGACGGCGGACTGGGATTTTCCTTGAAATGGAATATGGGATGGATGCACGACTTTTTGGAATATATGAAGCTGGACCCGTATTTCAGAAAATACAATCATCATAAAATGACATTTTCCACCTCTTATGCGTACAGCGAAAGATACGTATTGGTGCTTTCTCATGATGAGGTAGTACATCTGAAATGCTCTATGATAAACAAAATGCCGGGGCTTGGACAGGATAAATTTGAGAACTTAAAAGCCGGATATTCTTATATGATTGGACATCCGGGTAAGAAATTATTGTTTATGGGACAGGATTTTGGACAGTATCAGGAATGGAGCGAAGAACGAGAATTAGATTGGTACTTGCTGGGAGAACAAAACCATCAGCAGCTTCAGAATTATGTAAAGGAATTACTTAAAATGTATAAAAAGTACCCTGCTCTATATGCAAATGACAGCAATTATCAGGGACTGGAATGGATTAATGCTGATGATGCTAGCAGAAGTATTTACAGTTTTGTACGTTGGTCACCTACAGGCAGAAACAATTTGTTATTTGTAATTAACTATACACCGGTAGCAAGAGATGATTATAGGGTAGGTGTACCGAAGAGAAAACAGTATAAGCTGATTTTAAACAGCAAGGAACCGGAATTCGGCGGTGATGTACATAAAGAAGTGGTAGATTATAAAGCAGTGAAAAAAGAATGTGACGGAAGACCATTTTCCTTTGCATATCCATTACCGGCCTATGGAGTTGCAGTATTCAGATTTTAA
- a CDS encoding Ig-like domain repeat protein, whose translation MNEIQNQIYFYQCLKNVFFGISIFCLFVTLWIAYGRKRSEKLKGILVITVFLFVGSFVFVQKAEASVQEEKTVTFKMKEGVCLKYTKIYDRDDFSVFQNPETGDILENLEDIEIESAEKSEDVFVKNLEGVLEEKIKDVTEGKKTSVLVTKVELGGKDASKYKVDLEKQQVCLECALTIKKRKINLRVERGWREYGHYNEINFASDTPVQENTESYKNSETEGLLKGDAVVYPTPVEKPIEKEKLPDYSLGEWKERITVKQDGKSGENYYFNYDEVTCGSLQIEPEAIEEHSEYIEFETDRQQVYLDENTGKLWADGKMQDFHVLLKQNNKASFYTDVCTESGEIISKNGKGLDFSKEDFQEGEERKISLFLVHQKNKVKSKPFEISVFLDTDVPEVTENTVSDRINDCEALPEIIRFSRFYGKADAGKECFHIEDKNGCGVKKSQYHIMKKEGEFTGKEVKKYLDEELKKEKWDLLPQNGEIPIPEEEKNYLVFIRTEDYLGHEKIYVSDGIMTDWEEPQLQIAFAGTQEIAKTGIYGEDVDLEFVVQDEKAAIAQIEILVRGDGEELAREILFKESSLEEREKYKEILLPYTVVVKEDSSMEVQVVVNVTDYAGNKTEKELSLQTDTILPEVKVQCFSQGNAFSEYYSKNPMTVQILYREQNFSKEKEYLWFETEINGEKKSCSLAELEDKLMKEIKWIEKGEEHILEMTLKEGEYKICPFVKDLSQRTTQDCIVQGEEISLCVDTQCPMPVMELVNGKEEKNYFFREDIKLHIQGTDADRKYGNSGLQEIYYIISKGKQNEKISLLQKTEEGIQAFSKEITVPVAVYGDGELEIQAFAEDRAGNIGKSERIKLSIDITNPKISVQWSVGKANEKSYYNTQRTAQIEITEENFEPSSVKWEMQGKAQVGKWKSKGNTHSCQVVFSEDGSYGLHFSCEDKAGNKEKYEEKENFVIDRTAPVIEVFYEDESASNIRYFNHPRTAEIVIREQNFDENQVKIGTELENISGKKPQITQFSSHKGVHKAKVFYEESGEYCLKVSCGDKAGNQAKEFEGKGFCVDLELPEIKISNIKNKSANKDKVAPMIEIRDLNYQTGGFTINITGSNEKKLKLKKSVKNIKRGQKIQIADLPRTEETDNIYTLSVAAVDKAGNWAKKELIFSVNRYGSVYEADLDTRKWLNVKEGSHTYLREGKEIGIYEYNVDTIKERTLTVNCDGELKDLKEGQDYTAKVLEQEGKWKKNYYKIKAENFKKEGNYTVILNSKDNADNSMNNISLKRKAEPLPLSFTVDRTSPTILVSGVEDKGKYQSAVKELVVEVTDNLALEGLDIQIGDRKIHYGKEELKEKNGIVKEQISKNGNWQKIKVSATDAAQNIQQEELRVLVILTSFQKAKPENNRVNIIIVILFLMGLFIWKKKRGCFILK comes from the coding sequence ATGAATGAGATACAAAATCAGATTTATTTTTATCAGTGTCTTAAAAATGTCTTTTTCGGGATTAGTATTTTTTGCCTTTTTGTTACATTATGGATAGCTTATGGCAGAAAAAGAAGCGAAAAATTAAAGGGAATATTGGTTATAACTGTGTTTTTGTTTGTAGGAAGCTTTGTTTTCGTGCAGAAAGCAGAAGCATCTGTTCAGGAAGAGAAAACAGTTACGTTTAAAATGAAGGAAGGAGTCTGTCTGAAATATACAAAGATATATGACCGAGATGATTTTTCGGTGTTCCAAAATCCTGAAACAGGAGATATTTTGGAAAATTTAGAGGATATAGAAATAGAAAGCGCAGAGAAATCAGAAGATGTTTTTGTAAAAAATCTGGAAGGGGTGCTGGAGGAAAAAATAAAAGATGTAACAGAGGGAAAAAAGACTTCTGTCCTTGTTACCAAGGTTGAACTGGGAGGAAAAGACGCCTCTAAATATAAAGTGGATTTAGAAAAGCAACAGGTTTGTTTAGAATGTGCGCTCACTATAAAGAAGCGTAAGATAAATTTAAGGGTAGAGCGAGGATGGCGGGAATATGGGCATTACAATGAAATAAATTTTGCATCAGATACGCCGGTACAGGAAAACACGGAGAGTTATAAAAATTCTGAAACAGAGGGATTGCTAAAGGGAGATGCTGTCGTTTATCCTACACCTGTGGAAAAGCCCATAGAAAAAGAGAAATTGCCGGATTATTCATTGGGAGAATGGAAGGAGAGAATAACCGTAAAACAGGACGGCAAGTCAGGGGAAAATTATTATTTTAATTATGATGAGGTTACTTGCGGCAGTTTACAAATAGAGCCGGAGGCAATAGAGGAACATTCGGAATATATCGAGTTTGAGACAGACAGGCAACAAGTGTATTTGGATGAGAATACCGGAAAGCTCTGGGCAGACGGGAAAATGCAGGATTTTCATGTGTTGCTGAAACAGAACAATAAGGCAAGCTTTTATACAGATGTATGCACAGAGTCAGGAGAAATTATCAGTAAGAATGGAAAGGGACTGGATTTTTCAAAGGAGGATTTCCAAGAGGGAGAGGAAAGAAAGATTTCACTTTTTCTTGTTCATCAGAAGAATAAGGTAAAGTCAAAGCCCTTTGAGATTTCGGTTTTTCTCGATACAGATGTTCCTGAGGTGACAGAAAATACGGTAAGTGACAGGATAAATGACTGCGAAGCATTGCCGGAAATCATAAGGTTTAGCAGATTTTACGGAAAAGCAGATGCAGGAAAAGAATGTTTTCATATAGAAGATAAAAATGGCTGTGGTGTGAAGAAAAGTCAGTATCATATTATGAAAAAAGAAGGGGAATTTACAGGAAAAGAGGTTAAGAAGTATCTTGATGAGGAGTTGAAAAAAGAGAAATGGGATTTGTTGCCTCAAAACGGAGAAATTCCAATTCCTGAGGAAGAAAAGAATTATCTTGTTTTTATAAGAACGGAGGACTATCTGGGGCATGAGAAAATTTATGTTTCTGACGGCATTATGACAGATTGGGAAGAACCGCAATTACAAATTGCATTTGCAGGGACACAGGAAATAGCGAAGACAGGCATTTACGGGGAAGATGTGGATTTAGAATTTGTTGTCCAAGATGAGAAAGCTGCCATAGCTCAAATTGAGATTTTGGTAAGAGGTGACGGAGAGGAGCTTGCAAGGGAAATCCTTTTTAAAGAAAGTTCTTTAGAAGAAAGAGAAAAATACAAAGAAATACTACTGCCATATACGGTAGTAGTAAAAGAAGATAGCAGTATGGAGGTTCAGGTTGTCGTTAATGTTACTGATTATGCGGGCAACAAAACAGAAAAAGAGTTAAGCTTGCAGACGGATACCATCTTGCCTGAAGTAAAAGTACAGTGTTTTAGTCAAGGGAATGCTTTTTCAGAATATTATTCTAAAAATCCGATGACTGTTCAAATTTTGTACAGGGAGCAGAATTTTTCAAAAGAAAAAGAGTATTTATGGTTTGAAACAGAGATAAACGGAGAAAAAAAGAGCTGTTCTTTGGCAGAGCTGGAAGATAAGCTTATGAAAGAGATAAAATGGATAGAAAAAGGGGAAGAGCACATACTGGAAATGACATTGAAGGAGGGGGAATATAAGATTTGTCCTTTTGTCAAAGACTTATCTCAGCGAACAACACAGGATTGCATTGTACAGGGAGAAGAAATCTCACTTTGCGTTGATACGCAATGTCCAATGCCTGTTATGGAGCTTGTCAATGGAAAGGAAGAGAAGAATTACTTTTTTCGTGAGGATATTAAGCTGCATATTCAAGGAACAGATGCGGACAGGAAATACGGAAACTCCGGTTTGCAAGAAATTTATTACATTATTTCCAAGGGAAAACAGAATGAGAAAATTTCTTTGCTTCAGAAAACAGAAGAAGGGATACAAGCCTTCTCGAAGGAAATCACTGTGCCTGTTGCAGTGTATGGGGATGGAGAGCTTGAAATACAAGCCTTTGCAGAAGACAGAGCAGGTAACATAGGAAAAAGTGAGAGGATAAAATTAAGCATAGATATAACAAATCCTAAGATTTCCGTGCAGTGGAGTGTAGGGAAAGCAAATGAAAAGAGCTATTATAATACGCAGCGTACGGCACAGATAGAGATAACAGAGGAAAATTTTGAGCCTTCTTCTGTGAAATGGGAAATGCAAGGAAAAGCGCAAGTGGGAAAGTGGAAGTCAAAGGGAAATACACATTCCTGTCAGGTTGTTTTTTCGGAAGACGGTAGTTATGGACTGCATTTTTCCTGTGAGGATAAGGCAGGAAATAAAGAAAAATATGAGGAGAAGGAGAATTTTGTTATAGATAGGACAGCTCCTGTAATTGAGGTTTTTTATGAAGACGAAAGTGCTTCTAACATCAGGTATTTTAATCATCCTCGTACAGCTGAAATTGTTATTCGTGAGCAAAATTTTGATGAAAATCAGGTTAAAATAGGTACAGAGCTTGAGAATATATCAGGAAAAAAGCCACAGATTACGCAGTTCTCTTCTCATAAAGGTGTTCATAAAGCAAAGGTTTTTTATGAAGAAAGCGGTGAATATTGTTTAAAGGTTTCTTGTGGAGATAAAGCGGGAAATCAGGCAAAGGAGTTTGAAGGAAAAGGTTTTTGTGTAGATTTAGAGCTTCCGGAAATTAAAATTTCCAATATAAAGAATAAATCAGCGAATAAGGATAAGGTGGCGCCGATGATAGAAATTCGAGATTTAAATTATCAAACAGGCGGTTTTACCATAAATATTACAGGAAGCAATGAGAAAAAATTAAAGCTGAAAAAGAGTGTAAAGAATATAAAAAGAGGACAAAAAATACAGATTGCCGATTTACCCAGAACAGAAGAAACAGATAATATTTATACACTTTCCGTAGCAGCAGTAGATAAAGCGGGAAATTGGGCAAAAAAAGAGCTCATATTTTCTGTAAATCGGTATGGCTCTGTGTATGAGGCAGATTTAGACACACGAAAATGGCTGAATGTGAAGGAAGGAAGCCATACATATTTGAGGGAAGGAAAAGAAATCGGGATTTATGAATACAATGTAGATACGATTAAAGAAAGAACGCTTACTGTAAATTGTGACGGAGAATTGAAAGACTTAAAAGAAGGACAGGATTATACAGCAAAAGTTTTAGAGCAGGAAGGAAAGTGGAAGAAAAATTATTATAAAATAAAAGCGGAAAACTTTAAAAAAGAAGGAAATTATACGGTTATTTTAAATTCCAAGGATAATGCCGACAACAGCATGAATAATATAAGTTTGAAAAGAAAGGCAGAACCATTGCCGCTTTCTTTTACTGTGGACAGAACCTCGCCAACTATTCTGGTATCAGGAGTAGAAGATAAAGGAAAATATCAGAGTGCGGTAAAGGAGCTTGTCGTTGAAGTTACAGATAATCTGGCATTAGAAGGTTTAGATATTCAAATCGGAGACAGGAAAATACACTATGGAAAAGAAGAACTAAAAGAAAAAAACGGAATTGTGAAAGAGCAGATTTCCAAAAATGGAAATTGGCAGAAAATAAAAGTATCTGCCACAGATGCGGCACAAAACATACAACAGGAGGAGCTTCGTGTGCTGGTTATCCTCACTTCTTTCCAAAAAGCAAAGCCGGAAAATAACAGAGTAAACATAATCATAGTTATTCTCTTTTTAATGGGGCTGTTCATCTGGAAAAAGAAGAGAGGATGCTTTATACTAAAGTAA
- a CDS encoding TetR/AcrR family transcriptional regulator, with the protein MDNKEVLLQVALDLFHAKGYDAVGIQEIVDKAGVTKPTLYYYFGSKKGLLQYLLESGYKILQEDIAEVVQVNEELPEILYQIARRFFNFASAHEKFYLFMLSLFYSGRENEAFQMVLPFIENYYGYIAGVFERDTSLKGDTAQRKMYAVGFTGVLNHHIMTASYGMLENEMFKISDETTREVVRQFLYGIYS; encoded by the coding sequence ATGGACAACAAAGAGGTGCTTTTGCAAGTAGCGCTGGATTTGTTTCACGCAAAAGGATATGATGCGGTGGGAATACAGGAAATCGTTGATAAAGCCGGAGTGACGAAGCCCACCTTGTACTATTACTTTGGAAGTAAGAAGGGACTTTTGCAGTATCTTTTAGAAAGCGGCTACAAGATTTTGCAGGAGGATATTGCAGAGGTTGTGCAGGTGAATGAGGAACTGCCGGAAATCCTATATCAGATTGCTAGAAGATTTTTTAACTTTGCATCTGCTCATGAGAAGTTTTATCTGTTTATGCTGTCACTTTTCTATTCAGGGAGAGAAAACGAAGCCTTTCAAATGGTGCTTCCCTTTATAGAAAATTATTACGGATACATTGCAGGTGTCTTTGAAAGAGATACTTCTCTAAAGGGAGATACAGCTCAGAGAAAAATGTATGCGGTGGGATTTACAGGTGTTTTAAACCATCATATTATGACTGCCAGCTACGGGATGCTGGAGAATGAAATGTTTAAAATTTCAGATGAAACGACAAGGGAAGTTGTTCGTCAGTTTCTGTATGGAATTTATTCATAA
- a CDS encoding reverse transcriptase family protein → MENSLWKYNTHNDSLDFLRSLHLTDGLNLASDNQLAFLYALSNHAQNHYSQVFIPKKNGKKRKLLIPDYLLKQVQTNILKHILVQFPVSPYATAYKSGCSTVFNAFPHLNQKLLLKLDIHDFFGSITYIDVYQKVFKSELFPPSVRTLLTHLCCYHDALPQGAPSSPYISNLILKPFDNYIGNWCKKQQITYTRYCDDMTFSGDFNPVLVKKKVQSFLMRLGFSLNPEKTHVCSQKNRQEVTGLVVNQKLQTSKEYRRRIRQECYYIKKFGLKDHLAHIGYKKGETHYLQSLNSKINYILYVNPSDSEFLLLKKELSSFFQV, encoded by the coding sequence ATGGAAAATAGCCTATGGAAATACAATACACATAATGATTCTTTAGATTTTTTGCGTTCTCTGCACTTAACAGATGGTTTAAATCTTGCTTCAGACAACCAGCTCGCTTTTCTTTACGCTCTATCTAATCACGCCCAAAATCACTACTCTCAAGTATTTATTCCTAAGAAAAACGGAAAGAAAAGGAAACTTCTTATACCTGATTACCTATTAAAACAGGTGCAGACAAATATCTTAAAACACATCCTTGTCCAGTTTCCTGTTTCTCCTTATGCAACAGCTTACAAAAGCGGCTGTTCTACTGTTTTCAATGCTTTTCCTCACTTAAATCAAAAACTCCTTTTGAAATTAGATATCCATGATTTCTTTGGCAGTATTACCTACATTGATGTTTACCAAAAAGTTTTTAAAAGCGAACTGTTTCCTCCTTCTGTACGGACACTTCTGACACACTTATGCTGCTATCACGATGCTCTGCCTCAAGGTGCGCCCAGTTCCCCCTATATTTCCAATCTTATTTTAAAACCTTTCGATAATTATATCGGAAACTGGTGCAAAAAACAGCAAATAACTTACACACGATATTGTGACGATATGACTTTTTCCGGTGACTTTAATCCTGTACTTGTAAAGAAAAAAGTGCAGTCTTTTCTTATGCGTTTAGGATTTTCTCTAAATCCTGAAAAAACTCATGTATGCTCACAAAAAAATCGTCAGGAAGTAACCGGACTTGTGGTTAATCAAAAACTGCAGACATCAAAAGAATACCGTCGCCGTATCCGACAAGAATGCTACTACATCAAAAAATTCGGTCTAAAAGACCATCTTGCACACATCGGATACAAAAAAGGAGAAACCCACTATCTGCAAAGTCTCAACAGTAAAATCAACTACATACTTTACGTCAATCCCTCAGACAGCGAATTTCTCCTATTAAAGAAAGAACTTTCCTCTTTTTTTCAAGTCTAA
- a CDS encoding serine/threonine-protein kinase — protein MRKTGELIDGRYKILRKLGEGGMSVVYLAVNEKVNKHWAIKEVKKEGVENFETVHQRLLTEADILKRLHHPNLPDIVDIIENEETFLLVMDYIEGRQLESIVQEYGPQKEETVVNWGKQLCDVLSYLHSQNPPIIYRDMKPANVMVQKDGKVVLIDFGTAREFKESQAEDTLCLGTCGYAAPEQYKGQGQSDIRTDIYCLGVTLYYLLTGHNPICKPYEIYPIRYWNTNLSSGLEMIILKCTRKNPSKRYQSCEELQQELSHYYKLDIEYQKSQKIKKLMLFCFLGLTIVSGFLSLVFYREEKELVKNAYEDCLYEAQRQRGKEQYQACYQAAITLKPKDSRAYKALLETFLWKDNEEQEELQGYSVCFFSEKEEKFIREMLGITKEGNKRNEEYLKSRKREYESFAYILGLAYFYSYNGTGNKAAAEKWLKIAGEGKPSQGLQEAEIIRAQKLWKIASYYDRLGMYHQGGDVRISYKDYWGDLTEIVKHEKKNRYKSKDLLFAYKEILSQMITSAFQFARAGVTKAEMEKQLREIEEGLDAMKIEKGSANAVYEEEMKRNLCENLSAAHHSIEAAFEEGSGENE, from the coding sequence ATGCGAAAAACAGGTGAGCTGATTGACGGCAGATATAAAATCCTGAGAAAATTAGGCGAAGGCGGCATGAGCGTTGTTTATCTGGCAGTAAATGAGAAGGTAAATAAACACTGGGCAATTAAAGAAGTAAAAAAGGAGGGCGTGGAAAATTTTGAAACCGTTCATCAGAGACTCTTAACAGAGGCAGATATATTAAAAAGGCTGCATCACCCCAATCTTCCTGATATTGTAGATATTATTGAAAACGAGGAAACCTTTCTGCTGGTAATGGACTACATAGAAGGGCGGCAGCTGGAAAGTATTGTGCAGGAATACGGACCGCAGAAAGAGGAAACCGTTGTAAATTGGGGAAAACAGCTGTGTGATGTGCTGTCTTATCTCCATTCTCAAAATCCGCCTATTATTTACCGTGATATGAAGCCTGCCAATGTGATGGTGCAAAAGGACGGAAAAGTGGTACTTATTGATTTTGGTACTGCCAGAGAATTTAAAGAAAGTCAGGCGGAGGATACCCTGTGCCTGGGAACTTGCGGTTACGCAGCGCCTGAGCAGTATAAAGGGCAGGGACAGTCCGATATTCGGACAGATATTTACTGTCTGGGCGTTACGCTTTATTATCTTCTTACAGGGCATAACCCTATTTGTAAGCCCTATGAAATCTATCCTATTCGATATTGGAATACAAATCTGTCATCCGGTCTTGAAATGATTATCTTAAAGTGTACAAGGAAAAATCCTTCCAAACGCTATCAGTCCTGTGAGGAATTACAACAGGAGCTTTCTCATTATTATAAATTGGATATAGAATATCAAAAGTCTCAAAAGATAAAAAAGCTAATGCTGTTTTGCTTTTTGGGATTAACCATTGTTTCCGGATTTTTAAGCCTTGTTTTTTATCGAGAAGAAAAGGAGCTGGTAAAAAATGCGTATGAGGATTGCCTGTATGAAGCACAGCGTCAAAGGGGAAAAGAACAGTATCAGGCGTGTTATCAGGCAGCAATTACCTTAAAGCCCAAGGACAGCAGAGCATATAAAGCGCTTTTGGAGACTTTTCTCTGGAAAGACAATGAGGAACAGGAGGAGTTACAGGGATATTCTGTATGTTTTTTTTCAGAAAAAGAGGAAAAATTTATCCGTGAAATGCTGGGAATTACCAAAGAAGGAAATAAGAGAAATGAAGAATATTTAAAATCACGTAAAAGAGAGTATGAGAGCTTTGCATACATCTTGGGACTTGCTTATTTTTACTCTTATAACGGTACGGGAAATAAGGCGGCAGCAGAGAAATGGCTGAAAATTGCAGGAGAAGGGAAACCATCCCAAGGCTTACAGGAGGCTGAAATTATAAGAGCACAAAAGCTCTGGAAAATCGCATCATACTATGACCGGCTGGGCATGTATCATCAAGGAGGAGATGTGCGTATTTCTTATAAAGATTACTGGGGGGATTTAACAGAGATTGTAAAACATGAGAAGAAAAACAGGTATAAATCAAAAGATTTGCTGTTTGCCTATAAAGAGATATTGTCGCAAATGATTACTTCTGCTTTTCAGTTTGCAAGGGCAGGAGTGACGAAAGCAGAAATGGAAAAGCAGCTTAGAGAAATAGAAGAGGGGTTAGATGCAATGAAAATAGAAAAGGGAAGCGCAAATGCGGTTTATGAGGAAGAAATGAAAAGAAATCTGTGTGAAAATTTATCCGCAGCACATCACAGTATAGAGGCTGCCTTTGAAGAGGGGAGTGGGGAAAATGAATGA
- a CDS encoding TatD family hydrolase translates to MIFDTHAHYDDKAFDKDRGRMLEHVHANGVSEIINVGASFKGAEDSVELAKKYPFVYAAVGIHPDEVGELDEEKMCRLRQLCDEEKTVAVGEIGLDYYWNKEDHETQKKWFVRQMDLAKETKLPIIVHSRDAAKDTLDIMKAEKAENLSGVIHCYAYSKEHAREYMNMGYYLGIGGVVTFPDAKRLKEVVEYAPLDYLLLETDAPYLSPVPRRGKRNNSLQLGFVMDEIARIKGVSFNKVAEVTRENAKRLFGI, encoded by the coding sequence ATGATATTTGATACCCATGCACATTATGACGACAAGGCATTTGATAAAGACAGAGGACGAATGCTGGAGCATGTACATGCCAACGGAGTGAGCGAAATTATAAATGTAGGCGCTTCTTTTAAAGGAGCAGAGGACTCCGTAGAACTGGCAAAGAAATATCCTTTTGTTTATGCGGCAGTAGGTATTCATCCGGATGAGGTAGGCGAGCTGGATGAAGAAAAAATGTGCAGACTCAGACAGCTGTGTGATGAAGAAAAAACAGTTGCCGTAGGGGAAATCGGATTGGACTATTATTGGAATAAGGAAGACCATGAAACACAGAAAAAGTGGTTTGTAAGGCAGATGGATTTGGCAAAGGAAACAAAGCTGCCGATTATTGTTCACAGCCGTGATGCTGCAAAAGATACTTTAGATATTATGAAGGCAGAAAAGGCTGAGAATTTATCAGGAGTTATTCACTGCTATGCTTATTCCAAAGAACATGCACGAGAATACATGAATATGGGATATTATCTGGGGATTGGCGGTGTAGTTACTTTTCCGGATGCTAAGAGGCTAAAAGAAGTGGTAGAATACGCACCGTTAGATTATCTGCTTTTAGAGACAGATGCTCCGTATTTATCACCCGTACCACGCAGAGGAAAAAGAAACAACTCTCTTCAGCTGGGGTTTGTCATGGACGAAATTGCCAGAATAAAAGGCGTTTCCTTCAATAAGGTTGCAGAGGTAACAAGAGAAAACGCCAAAAGGTTATTTGGAATATGA